A stretch of DNA from Juglans microcarpa x Juglans regia isolate MS1-56 chromosome 5D, Jm3101_v1.0, whole genome shotgun sequence:
aataagagtcatgaacaaattaattacacattctatattttgcatagacattaaataaattgatataaaatgaattaaataattaccaaacaacgctttcTAATAAGCTCCTTGACATCTTGGGAAACTATATGCtatgaactcgtagccaaaaGTGCATAAGTCCGTATAAAAGCATCTATATGAAAAGCAAGCCAGGCCGCTGGTTCTCCTTCACCTTCGGTATAATTGTcaggaatattaatattaatctcACCAACTTTATGGTATTTTTCTAATATCACGCCTTTAGTAGTACCTCATCCTTGCCGAGATTGTAAGTTTAACTCTAAAAAAACATATGGCAATGTACACATCAAAGAAATTATAGTTAGAATTCAATATGCTAATgtgtcatttattttaattataacaatattatttttaccttGATCTGGAGAGTAAACCTCCAGTGGTGAGTCAATCAAAAAGCTAGGCATCAGTGGAGATGGGATGGGAACCGCCTTCCTCTTGGGTGGCATGATTTCAAGATACTGATACATGCATTACATAAAAGACTTGTCACAAAAGTGCCGTGTGAACACAAAACACATCAGTCATCCATATTAGTTTTAGTGGACCACTCGCCCTcctcatctgtagatacttcagatgaatCCACGTTTTTcccaactgtcgcatcaacaatttcaaccTCAATTTCTCCCCTATGCAAATGGATCATCTCATACttgctcaaatccacaaacaagtTAGAGATAGACtcactctcttggtatgcttcttgagtagagaaATCATCTTCCTCTTCGTTTTGTCCCTCCGCCTTAgagataacatcatatatatttcttgtagaaaacttttgtactactcACCATTTATTTCCTAACTCGGgatcatctaagtagaatacttgagatgcttgggaaaccaaaataaaatgatcatcttcataccattttttttttatatatcaatacTCAGGAAATATTCGTCATCGTGCACTCCCCTTCTTGGATTGCTTAAACCCCatcaatcacatttaaagaaaTATACCACAAGCTCCCCTAAATATTTCAAACCAATTATATCCACAATAATCTCATACGTTCATATCTATGTTCGCTCCTTCATGACTTCCTTCTACTAGGacattattttgagtttttcaacAACACTCTCGATccattgtgtgatacctactttcCCGAGAAATACACATAGAATATCGAACTGCCCGTCTTGATGGAACATGCGCTAATGCATACAGTTCGTCTGAGACATCGTTAAGATTTCTACCATGCATTAGCACAACCTATATATTTAATAGATATGAACGTATATATAACTAAACAATCactagatagatatatatatacataaaaaaaataaaataaataaatgtataatatattcaaacaaaacaatgtGTTCTTCTTTGCTTCatcgggtagttggtcctatcccatttgGGATTGTAAGCTCATTGTTGCAATCCTGCCAAATATTATATGTCttgtccaacaaaatttcggtagtatctccccatagttctccaaatatgctcgtctGGTCAGGTGCATCGACGTGTTACCTCAACTGCATATCCGGAGAACAATACAGTAAGAGTCTACCAAAATCACAATGTCGGACGGGAACAGATACATTAGGTAAGTTTGCGACAATAATATTACAATCTCAAACTATCCACTTTGAAGAATTCAAGGGTTATCAACTCACGAATGTGGATTGATAACTCTTAAAAGGGTCTAAGGTTAATTTACATGCAACATACAAGatacaataaaaatacataacaacaATACAAGACACAAGAATATATCAAACAACAAATGTTAATTCcaagttttaatttatttattgtaaatttattaattaaaatcttgtttcattaattagttttaaatttattcaaagttattaattcctttattattatattattagttatcTTAGAATATCTTCAATATATAGATCGTTTCcaagttttaatttatttattgtatatttattaattaaaatcttgtttcattaattagttttaaatttatttaaagttattaattcctttattattatattattagttactttAGAATATCTTCAATATATAGATCATTTCcaagttttaatttctttactgtaaatttattaattaaaatcttgtttcattaattagtttaaatttattcaaatttattaattcctttattattattattattatttatggccAAAAGGAGGGCGGCACCTCTggcactttattaaaaaaaccctcacttatggcggagggaAACCTTGGTTACAAAACAAACCAACTCCATAACTAATCCTCTAACAAAACCTTCCCTAAACATAAAAACTAAGCAGTCATCCTCTACATCTAACATACGCCATGCCCATTTTATCCAATCTATACAACCCTCTAATCACCCGAGGAAAGTGTAAACAATCAATAAATATGTTGTTCTCACCCATTGTGCCACATTTCGCCAATGCATCTGCTACTTGATTCCCTTCTCTAAATACATGAAAATAGAGAAATCAAAATCTGCCAAAAGCATCAAAAGCTCATCCCAATAATCCCAAAGATACCACACTGTACAAATTCGAGAACGTATCCACGAAACCACCAATAAAGAATCACACTCTATGTCTATACACCTTAACAGCCCGAAGCTCCGCTTCGTTATTAGAACAAGAAtcaaagaattttgaaaaaccaAATTACCTCCATAATCCTGAAGCAACCCACCCCCGCCTGCAAGACCTAGATTCCCAACACTGCTGCCATCAAGATTTAATTTCAAACGTCCAAATATTGGTTTAACCCATCGCAAGACTTTCACTTGAACTTTAGACTTCTCAACTATCGGCACATTTATTCTCCTCAGAATGTATTCATCCATGCTTGACCGGTGTTGCACCTTGACTATCCGAGATGCCAATATCTGTACCCAGTATTTTACAGAGCACCACACTTTCCAAACAGACTCAGCCTTGTCCTCCATTCTCGCCATACACCTTCTACTCCAAAGGCGCCACACTAACACGCTAGGAAGTAATCCCAGCAACATACCCAATTGAGACTGTCGTGTTGCATGATTAAACCAAACCTGTACTCTTTGCTACCAACCCTGCTGCGGAACAAAAGGAAACCCAAACTCAGCCGATGCCATCTTTCAGACTTCCACGGAAAAATCCCCTTTGGCAAGGACATGCTCCAAAGTCTCTACCTGCCTTCTCAAAAAACAATTACAACCAGAAGCTAAAGCAATCCCAATGCGCCGAACCTGTGAGTCTACACTTAGACAGCCAAAAACAGCCTTCCACATGCACAAAGATATCTTTTTTGGTAGGAACTTCTACCACACCCATCTCGCCCCTCAAACTTTGGCATCTTAACTCTAATTAGCTCCCACGCTGACTTGGGGAGAAACAACCACTCTTCTCATGCAACCAcagaaaaatatcttttttatttttcaatggaCCCATCGTCTCCACAAACTCTATAGCCTTCTGACTTCCTAGTAACCCCTGAAGCCGCTGCACATCCCAGCAATTCTCTACAACTAAGTCTTGCACCAGAAGATTCGGCTCCACTACCTCGCTCGCATCTTGAAACAAAGGTCCATGTCCCAGGAAATTATCATACCACAAGGATACATTTCCTTCCCCCACCCTCCATTTTGTACTCTCTCACAAAGTTGGCATTACTTCCAATATCTTTTTCCAAACCAAAGAGGCCAAACTACTCTCAGCACTAAGCACCATATGCCCATTCATAACATATTTTGCCCGAAAAAATTCCACCCAAATTTAAGAAATAGAGATTTTTGAACCTCATCAAGATCCCTCACACCAATACCTCCCTCCGCCACCAGCACACACATCTTCTGCCATGCCCTCCACTTTCACTTGCTTTTACCACCCTGTTCACCCcaggaaaaattagaaaataaaccCTGCAGTTTCTTAAAAACAATCTTAGGAACATGAAGCGCCGACAACAAGTGCATAGGCATGCTAGAAAGAACATGCCGTAACAGAATTAACCGACCCCCTTGTGAAAGAAGCCTACATTTCCAACCCGGCACTTTCTTGCCTATTTTTTCAAGAAGGGGGCCAAAATGGGAAGCCTTAAGCTTCCCATCTACAATTGGAACACCCAGATAAGTGAACGGAAATTTTCCTTCCACGAACCCAATATCAGCCAAAATCTCTCTCTTCCTGGACAACCTTAATtgcttagagaaaaaaatagccGACTTTTCATGGCTCACCCGCTGTCCCGACCACTTCTCAAAATCATGCAAAACACCCATTAAACAACGAATAGACCTCTTACTAGCATTCGCAAAAATCATAACATCATCGGTATATAATAAATGGGAAATTCTAGGAGCACCAACCGGATTATAGAAATGATGACTATCCGCCATTCGCTTCTTAAGCAACCAGGAGAAAACCTCTTCTAGGATAATAAATAGGTATGGCGATAGCAGATCCCCTTGCCGAAGACCCCTCTTGGACTTAAAAAAACCTTTATACGTATCGTTCATCATTATTGAAAACCATGGCGTTGACACACATATAAAAACCAGCCTACGAAAAAATACGGGAAAACCCATCGCAGTAAAGACATCCTCCAAAAACCTCCAATCAACTGGGTCATACGCCTTACTCATATCTagcttcaaaataacatttccACCCCTCAACTTCCGATGTATTGACTATATCATTTCCTGCGTAAGAGTCACAGTCTCAAAAATACTCTGTCCCTTCACAAATGCACCTTGTTCTTGTGAGATAACATCCCCAAGAACCAAAGAGATCTTCGCAACCAGAATCTTGGAGAACACCTTATATatgacattacaaagactaatcGGTCGAAACATGTCAAAACTTTGGGGATTTTTAATCTTGGGAATAAGGACAATGAACGATGAAGTATAGAATTTCGGGAGAACCTCTCCCAAATAGAACTCCTCCACAGCCTCCATCACATCCATTTTAATAAAATCCCAGCAAGGCAAATAAAAAGTAGAACCAAAACCATCGGGCCCTAGGCTACTGTCCACCGCAATAGAAGCCAAAGCCTCATACACCTCTTTCTCTGCTGGCACGTCTTGCAATCTGGCCACAACATGTTCTGAGATAGCTAGATCAATTAAATCCCTCAAATCTGGCAATTCAATAGAGTCCTCTTGGGAAaggaaatctgaaaaatatctCACCGCTTCCTCATGCACCCTCTCCCTCGACTCTAGTAAAGTCCCATCTTGCAATCTCATAGAATTTACACTAGAATTCCTCCTCCTTTGCCcaataatattatgaaaaaattttgaattttgatcacCATCAACCAGCCATGCCTTCTTAGCTTGTTTATGAAGTCGTGTGTCCTCCATTTTTATCCACATCTCCAACTCAGCCTTAGTGGTTAGGAACTCCACCTCAACCTCTTTAGTATAGGACGCCTACATCTCAGAATCCAGCAGTTCAAGACTCTCTTCCAAGTTCCAACTGCTTTATAACTCCACCCACATGACCGAATACCTCCTTATTCTAACTACACAATTTCACTTTTAGGCGTTTAAGTTTCCCAGCTAATTTCAATAAACCCGAGTGACAATCAATTGGTTCCTCCCACAACATACGAACTGTCTCCAAGAACTTCTCATGATCAATCCACATATTCTAGAACCTAAAAGGGGAGGGGCCATACCTCTCAGTCCTCGCCGCCAACCGAAGCAAATTAGGTGAATGGTCCGATGTTCTTCTACTTAACAACCTTGCCGATGCTTCACCGAAT
This window harbors:
- the LOC121265883 gene encoding uncharacterized protein LOC121265883, coding for MSKAYDPVDWRFLEDVFTAMGFPVFFRRLVFICVSTPWFSIMMNDTYKGFFKSKRGLRQGDLLSPYLFIILEEVFSWLLKKRMADSHHFYNPVGAPRISHLLYTDDVMIFANASKRSIRCLMGVLHDFEKWSGQRVSHEKSAIFFSKQLRLSRKREILADIGFVEGKFPFTYLGVPIVDGKLKASHFGPLLEKIGKKVPGWKCRLLSQGGRLILLRHVLSSMPMHLLSALHVPKIVFKKLQGLFSNFSWGEQGGKSK